The segment AACCTGCTTTTTTGTTCATACACCACACATCCTATCTCTTAGATGATGTTAACGTTCATGATACTTATCACATGTACGATATCGCTTCAAGTTTAGATGTTCCGTGATGAACGTCACAGCATCTAAGGGGATCTTATGCCCAAATCCTGCATCAGCCCAGATCAGTCGTCCGATGAACAACATAATGTGAAGAAGCAGGAGAAATATCATGCATGCGAGGTATAGCGAACGATGCTTAAACTGATGTGCAAAGGCAAGATCCACCGCGCCGTGGTCACTGAGGCGAATCTGGATTATGTAGGCAGCGTGACGATCGATGAGCAGTTGATGAAGGAAGCGAATATCGAGCCCTATGAGATGGTGCAGATCACCAATCTGCGCAATGCTGCCAGATGGAAAACCTATGCGATCCCAGCTCCCGCCTGCTCAGGAACAGTCTGTCTTAATGGACCGCCTGCACACCTGTTCCACCCGCAGGATCAGGTGATCATCCTAAGCCTGGGCTTGTTCGATGAGCAGGAATTACGCCGATTGAGACCGCGGATCATCTTCGTGGATGAACACAATCAGATCGTGATACAAGAAGAATACGAATTATACAACAACCGAGGGGAAGTGAATTGGAGTGGTTTACAAGCGAGGTAAATTGACGAAGTATCGACTGTTGGCCAGGTCCAGCGAACTAGCCGCCGCTTTGCCGCCAACGCGGACACTGAACAAGGAGAATCTCAGCACTTACTTAAGCCGATACAAGAGCGTGATCTTGAAGCCGTCTTTCGGTTCGGGGGGAGCAGGCGTAATTGCCGTTTCAACGAAAGAACATCATACTTACCGGGTTCATTCCGGCAGATCCGTCGTCTATTGCACCGGCATGGATTCCCTCTACTCTGCCATTCGTAAGAAAAGACGCGGCCGGCTGTATCTCATACAGCGCAAGCTCAGCTTGGCGAAGGTGGGCAGCCGTCCCTTCGATATCCGCGTGATGGTGCAGCGGGAACGCGGGAAATGGATCATCTCCGGCCGACTAGCCAAAGTTGCTGGAGCCGGCTACATCATTACCAACTTGAGGCTTGGCCGGGGACGCGTACTTCCCCTCCGCACCGCCCTGCGCCGTTCGAATATCAGCGGGTTGGATGCAGATGAACTGATTCACCGCATCGACCGCCTCTCCCTTAGTTCCGTCCATCAGCTGAACCGGTATTATCGCTTGCGCAACGTCGGCCTCGATATCGGTGTCGATACGCAAGGAAGGGTATGGTTGATCGAGCCCAACTTTCATCCGGATCTGACCATGTTTCGTCGCCTCAAGGACAAATCGATCTATAGGCGAATTCGAGCACTGTCAGGAAGGAAAAAATAACGTGACGGAATAAGTCTACGAGCAAAGGCCTCCGTCACGCATATTGGATCAATGTTTTAAACTTTGGATAAGCTCTTTTAATTTATCCGCCGAGCGGTGCAAGAGTTGTTGTTCTTCTTCGTTCAGGTCAATATGCATCACTTCCCTGACCCCCTGCCGATCGACGATGCATGGGACTCCCAGGTAAACATCCGAAATGCCGTAGTAATCTTCCAACAAGGTCGATACGTTGAGCACCGCTCCTTCATCCCCCAGAATTGCCGCACAGATGCGGTCTAGGGCCAGTGCAATGGCATAGTAAGTTGCGCCCTTCTTCTCGATGATCTGATAAGCAGCATCCCTTGTATTTTCAAAGATGCGCTGCTTCGTCTCTTCATCCAGAATCAATTCGGAACCAGCGATATTCGCCAAGCTCCATACCGGCAGTTCGGAATCACCGTGTTCGCCGATGATATGCGCGTGTACGCTGCGCGGATCGATATTCAGATGCTCGCCGATCAAATAGCGGAAACGCGCACTGTCCAGCAGCGTCCCCGAGCCGATGACGCGGTTAGCCGGCCACTTCGAACGCTTATAGGTAAAATAGCTCATAATATCGACGGGATTCGAAGCGATGAGCAGGATCCCGTGATCATTGTACTTTAGCACATGGTCCACAATATCCTCGAAGATCGCAACATTGCGCTTTAAGAGATCAATCCGCGTCTCTCCGGATTTCTGAGCTGCGCCCGCTGTGATGATGATGATGTCCGCATCTTTGCAGTCTTCATAATCCCCGGCCCAGACCTTCACGCGGCCGAGATAGGGCATGCCATGGTTCATATCCAGGGCGTCGCCCTCCGCTTTATCGCGATTCACATCGATGAGGACGAGCTCATCCATGCGCTGCCTTAACAGCAGCGTATATGCCGTTGTAGAGCCTACTGCCCCAACGCCGATCACGACGATTTTCCTCTTCTTCATCAATCACATCTCCCTTTGCTGCACTTTTTTATCTCAATTAGACCCAGTATTATCCCCATCATAATATATTCCCTAGCTTAATTCATCCCCATCAATAAAAAAATCATACCTCTTCCTTCTGCAGCGAGCTCCTGCCTGAATCAACTTAGATGGACATACAGCCAACATCCGATGCGGACCAGCCGCTTGATTCTTCATGCCGCTATGATCAATAATAAACGGGAGATTGAGTTGATGGGAGGAACATCATTGAAGCAGACGCAGATCGTACACACCGAAGAAGAATTGCGCGCATGTATCGCGATCAGAACCAAGGTATTCGTAGAAGAACAGAACGTGCCGCTGGAATTGGAGATCGATGAATATGATCGTTCCCCGGATGCTTGCATCCATGTGTATGTCATTCAAGACGGCAAACCAGCAGGTACAGCCCGCTTGATCCCATACGACGAGGATACGGCGAAGATCCAGCGGGTAGCCGTACTGCAGGAATACCGCGGTCAAGGCATCGGCGGGATGCTTCTAACCGCCTTAGAGGGACAAGCCCGAGCACAGGGTGCTCGCCGTTGTATCCTCGATGCCCAGCTGCATGCGGTGCCGTTCTATGAGAAACAAGGCTATGTAAAACTGTCCGACGACACCTTCTACGACGCGGGAATCCTGCATGTACGGATGGTCAAAGAACTAAATGAATAACCTAAACAACAAGCATCCGCTCCCCGCACCATTCGAACTGCCGCGAGGGAGCGTATGAGTCTTTAACAGCAGTTCATATAGCTGCTGTTTTTTTATTGGGCGAATCGACAACCATGATGTTGATGTCAATGTAAATGCCGTAAAGATTTTACGTATATATGATCTATTTCCAAGCATATGGAACATAGGATGTTAATGTGATATCACTCTGATCATCTTAATCTAGGGGGAGATTCTATGTTCAAACGTGTCAACCGTCTGCCCATCCAACTGCCGAAACCGGATCATCCCGATCCCAATGCGGCCAGTGCCGTGCAGGAACTCTTAGGCGGACGCTTCGGTGAGATGTCCACATTGAACAACTACATGTTCCAGTCCTTCGCTTTTCGTAACAAGAAGAAGCTGAAGCCATTCTACGACCTGGTTGCCAGCATCACTGCGGAAGAAGTGGGCCATGTAGAGCTGGTGGCCAATACGATCAACCTGATGCTGATCGATTCAACCAAACCCGGGGATCCCGATTCGACACCGCTGGGAAACGGCACCGACAAGCGGAACACCTATTATTTCATTGATACGGCCCTTACGGCGAAACCCTGGGATTCCATGGGCAAAGCTTGGACGGGAGATTATGTCTTCAGCAGCGGCAATCTGCTGCTCGATCTGCTGCATAATTTCTTCCTGGAAACCGGTGCTCGTACCCATAAGATGCGTGTCTATGAAATGACCGACAATCCAACAGCCCGTGAGATGATCGGCTACTTGCTGGTTCGCGGCGGCGTACATATCCTGGCTTACGCCAAGGCCATCGAGATCATCACCGGCATCAGCTTGCCCAGGATGCTGCCGATCCCGAACCTGGACAATTCCAAGTTCGATTACGCCCGCAAATACGAAGAACAAGGCTTGCACCGCCGGCTGTACACCTTCAGCGATTCCGACTATCAGGACATCGCCTTGATCTGGAAAGGCACGCATCCGGAAGACGGCTCGCAGCTGGAAGCGGTCATCGGCACACCGGTCGGCTATCCGGTGCCGGATCTGCCGGCAGTCGATGAAACGTTTGCCCCGGGTATCTCGCCGGAAGACTTTGCGAAGATTTACAAGCAACTCAAAGATGCTGCTAATATCCAATAACGTGTGGAAGAAAAAACATCCGCTCCCGGATGATTTGAGGGAGCGGATTTCATATATCCAGCGGTGCTGATTTTTTTGATTCCCGATTAAGTTACAGCATCAGATACATTTCATATTATGAAAGCTCGTTTCGGGTAAAGTTAAGGCACTTAACAAATCCCATAAGCGATGTATGATTCGGAAAAACGGGTGTCTCCCCATCGAGAGCGATTACGGAATATTCCAAACTGTTGCCTTCAAGTCCGAAAAAGTGATTAAAAAATGCGTCCTTGGTCAGCTCGAACTTCACCAATCGGAGAAGCCCGTCTGAAAAGCTTCAAAGATCGCATCTTCATTCGTTTCCGTACATCTTCTGTATGTAATCATGTCCTTCGCCTCCTCCTGGGATTCCAATCTATTCGGTTGCCTTTATAAGGCTTCGATAATATCCCCTGCTGTAAGAGATGCTTCCGAATCACGCATAGCTGCAGCACGATCGCCAGCCGAAGCATGCCAATAAACGCCGGCGGCAGCAGCGGCAGTTCCATCCCATCCCTGTGCCAGCAGTCCGCCGATCATCCCAGCCAGCACATCTCCTGAGCCGCCTGTAGCCATGCCGGGATTGCCCGCCGTATTCACGTAGACGCTGCCGTCAGGTGCAGCGACGACCGTGCGCGCGCCCTTAAGTACCAGGATCACTTCATGCTGCTCAGCAAATCGGCGGGCGAGCTCGATGCGGCCGCGCTGCACCTCTTCCGTTGAGATGCGGCAAAGCCTTGCCATCTCGCCTGGATGAGGCGTCAGAATGGTCGGATGCCGGCGCTTAGGCCAAGATGCCAGCGGTTCATCGGAATCAGCCATCATGTTGAGCGCATCCGCATCCAGCACGAGCGGCAGTTCTATGGACTCCCACAAAGTTCTCAGCCAAGCCGTATCCCCTGCCCATCGCCCCATGCCGGGTCCGATCACCATCGCCTGCTTGCGCGCAGTCATCTCGACTAATGCCTGCGGGCCGATGCTGCTCCACTGACCGCTTCCGCCATCCGGCAGCCCGCTGATCATCACCTCCGGGAGCGTACCGGCAAGGGGCAGACTGAGGAGCTCAGGTACGGCCCAGGTCACTAACCCGGCGCCGGATCTTAAGGCTGCCTTCGAGCAGAGCCATCCTGCGCCGCTCATCGTTTTGGAGCCGGCGGCGATTAATACGTGACCGTATGTACCCTTATGCGTATCCGCCTCTCTGATTGGCGGGGTTGCCGCGCCGAACCGCTGGGCCAGCAGCGCTTCATTCAGAATGAACGTCCGCACCTGCTGCTGTTTGACCGCAGCTTCCGGTATGCCGATCGGCCTTACCACCACCTCGCCGGCCATCTCCGCACCCGGATACAGGATCAGTCCCCGTTTCATCAGGCCGAGTGCTGCTGTGACGGTTGCTCGTATACAGGGATCCGCCGTCTCGCCGGTGTCTGCGTTCAGCCCGCTGGGCAGATCCACAGCGACGATCGGCAATCCGCTGGCACATGCCTCGCGAATCAGGGAAGCATAGGGCTCACGCGGCGGACCCGATGCGCCGGTCCCCAGCAGCGCATCGATGATCCCGTCCCACTCCTCCCAATGGATGCGCATGCCCGGCTCATAAACGGAAGAGCGGATGCCGATCCGCGCAGCAAGATCTCTCTGGACAGCAACCTCTCCTTGCCAATCGTCAGGAGGTGTCGCATATAACAGATGCACGGCATAACCAGATTCCATCAGATGACGCGCTGCCACGATGCCGTCGCCGCCATTGTTGCCTTTACCCACGAGAACCAGCCAACGCGGCGCACGTGTCTCGTCCTTGCGCCCGCGTTGACGTCTGCTCTCCAGTCGGATCACTTCTTCCGCTACCGCTCTGCCTGCATTCTCCATCAACACGAGTGCCGGAATACCGATCTCATCGATCGCATACCGATCAATCGCTCTCATCTCCGCTGATGTAACCAGAATCATGCTGCAGCCTCCTTCGGATTTGGTCCGTATCGTATTCTGACTTTGCTCGGAATTGAATCGAGATCGATGCGTATAGATGCCATCAATGAGCAGACAGCTGAACCACGTGTTCCGTTGCGTACATCGGCTTATTGCCGAGATCCGTGCGGTAGAGATGGATCGTCTCGACACGCCAGGAATGCACCTGCAGTTGCTGCCACGCAGCCGCCAGTTCCTCATAGGGAAAAGCCGTGCCTTGATAGTTCCTGGATAAGGTCACATGCGGCCGATAGGGCCGATCCTCCGCCGGAAAATCCAGCGTATGCATCGCCTTAACCACTTCGGCTTGCAGCTTGTGGAGCGCCTCTAGATCACCTTGCACCCCCGCCCATAAGATTCGCGGCTGCTCCCTGCGGCCGAAGGTGCCGATACCTGACAGCCTCAGCTCAAACGGCGCTTGGGCGATCTTCCTGGTCAGTTCTTCTTTGACGCGCTGCAATCGTTCCGCGCCGCAGTCACCCAGGAACTGCAGGGTAACATGGAAATCCTCCTCATACACCCATTTGCGAAAAGGATATTCACCTCTCTGCCGTTCACACCAGGCATGGAGCATCTGCTTGATGTCCGGGGGAAGCGGGACGGCAACAAATACTCGTTTCTCATCATTCATTCAGATCACCAACATCTTAGGTTATGGATCAATCTCATCCTTCATATATTCCTGTAAAAATTATACGACAAATACAACGGGGATTCGAATTCAATCCTTATCCCCGGCGGCTGAGGTGTTGGCAGATCCATCTTCTACCTTCATTTCAACTCTTCATCGCTTGCTTCGCTTTCGGCATCCATAGGGTGAATACCGCCCCCTGCCCGATTTCGCTGTCCACGGTAATTCGTGCTTGATGAAGCTCGGCGAGCTGCCTCACGATCGCCAGTCCCAAACCGCTGCCCTTATGCCTGCTGGTACGCCCGCGATCGACTTTGAACAGGCGCTGCCAGATCAGCTCTTGATCCGCCTTCGAGATGCCGATGCCCGTATCGGCGATCGCGATGCGCACCTCATCCCCGTCTTCTTCGGCGCTGATCGTAATCAAACCGTTCTCTGTAAATTTGACCGCATTTTTGACGAGATTGTTCAAGATCTGCTCCAGCCGGTCCGGATCAGCGATTACGGGAGGCAAGGGTTCCTTTAAACAAAGCTGGATCTCATTGCCGCGTTCTTCCGCTTCATGACGGAATTTGAACTGCACTTTCTTCAGCAGCGAGGCGGCGTCCACCGGCTGAAGCGCCAAGCGGATCTCATTGTTCTCCAGCCGGGTCAGATCCATGATATCATCGACGAGGCGGTTCATATGGATGGTTTCGTTGTAGATGATTTCATAATATTTTTGCCGGCCCTGTTCGTCGATCAGACCATCTTGTAAAGCTTCGAGAAAACCCTGCATCGCTGTGAGCGGCGTGCGCAGCTCATGGGAAGCATTCGCCAGGAAGTCCAAGCGAAACTGTTCCAGCCTGGTCTTCTCCTTGTCCGATTGCTCGAGCTTCTCCGCCAATTGATTGATCGTGGCTGCCAGTTCGCCGATCTCATCCCTGTGCTTCGTCTCGATGCGCTGGCTGTAATCCCCCATGCCGATCTTCGAGGCGGCCCGCTCGATCTGCTGCAGCGGCCGGGTGATCGACCAGGACATATAATAAGCCGCACCGCAGCAAAGGACGATGCAGATCTGGGTCACCCAGAGAATCGTCTCCCGCACATCTTGAACCGTCTTGTTCAAAGCGGTAAGCGGCGAGTGCAGGATGATGCCGCCGTAGATGCGGTCTTCCTTGCCCCATGGGACGACAACAGACAACAACGGCTCCGTCAGCTCACCAAAATTCAGATTCACCTCCGCGGTCTCCCCGGACAGAATCTTCGCAACGACTTGTTCATCCAACTTCTTGCCGACGGCAATCTCCTCTTGGGATGAGCTGGCGATGATCTGCCCCTGCTCATCGAACACCCAGATCCGTGAATCGAAGGCCTGATCGAGGAAGACGAGCATCGCCTTCACATCGTCCGGCATATGCGGGAAATCGCGGATCGCGAGATTCACCTTCTTCGCTTTGCGCACCATATCTTCCTTCTTGGAATTCGTGATATATGTTTCGGTCACATATGATAGAGTGAACCCGACGACGCCCAGGCTGATCAGCACGGTGCAGACATAGATGAGCAGCAGGCGGAAGAACATGCTTCGCTTAATCATGAACAACCTCGAATTTGTAGCCGATCCCCCAGACGGTATGTATCACTTCGCCGGGATAGGCGCTTAATTTCTTGCGTACCTTCTTCACGTGGACATCCACCGTGCGAATATCCCCGAAGTAGTCATACCCCCACACCTGCTCCAACAGCTGTTCCCGAGTGAACACCTGCCCGGGCGTCTTCGCCATATGCGCCAGCAGATCGAACTCCTTAGGCCGAAACGGTACTTTCTCGCCGCCGATGATCACCTCGCGCCGATCCAAGGAGATCGTGAGTCCCTCAAAGACCAGATCCCCCGTCTTGCCTTCCTCCTGAGCGGCCGCTCCCCGCTGGATGCGCCGGAAGATCGCCTTGATCCTGGCGACGAGTTCGCGGGGACTGAAGGGCTTCGTCACATAATCATCTGCACCGAGTTCCAAGCCGAGCACCCGGTCGAACTCCTCGCCCTTGGCCGTGAGCATAATGATCGGCAAATCCGTATGCTTCAAGATCTCGCGGCAAGCCTCATAGCCGTCCATCTTCGGCATCATCACATCGAGGATCACGAGATCCGGCGTTCCGGACAGCGCCTTCTCCACGGCTTCTTCGCCGTCCTTGGCTTCGATCAT is part of the Insulibacter thermoxylanivorax genome and harbors:
- the panD gene encoding aspartate 1-decarboxylase, which encodes MLKLMCKGKIHRAVVTEANLDYVGSVTIDEQLMKEANIEPYEMVQITNLRNAARWKTYAIPAPACSGTVCLNGPPAHLFHPQDQVIILSLGLFDEQELRRLRPRIIFVDEHNQIVIQEEYELYNNRGEVNWSGLQAR
- a CDS encoding YheC/YheD family protein, which gives rise to MVYKRGKLTKYRLLARSSELAAALPPTRTLNKENLSTYLSRYKSVILKPSFGSGGAGVIAVSTKEHHTYRVHSGRSVVYCTGMDSLYSAIRKKRRGRLYLIQRKLSLAKVGSRPFDIRVMVQRERGKWIISGRLAKVAGAGYIITNLRLGRGRVLPLRTALRRSNISGLDADELIHRIDRLSLSSVHQLNRYYRLRNVGLDIGVDTQGRVWLIEPNFHPDLTMFRRLKDKSIYRRIRALSGRKK
- a CDS encoding L-lactate dehydrogenase, which gives rise to MKKRKIVVIGVGAVGSTTAYTLLLRQRMDELVLIDVNRDKAEGDALDMNHGMPYLGRVKVWAGDYEDCKDADIIIITAGAAQKSGETRIDLLKRNVAIFEDIVDHVLKYNDHGILLIASNPVDIMSYFTYKRSKWPANRVIGSGTLLDSARFRYLIGEHLNIDPRSVHAHIIGEHGDSELPVWSLANIAGSELILDEETKQRIFENTRDAAYQIIEKKGATYYAIALALDRICAAILGDEGAVLNVSTLLEDYYGISDVYLGVPCIVDRQGVREVMHIDLNEEEQQLLHRSADKLKELIQSLKH
- a CDS encoding GNAT family N-acetyltransferase — translated: MGGTSLKQTQIVHTEEELRACIAIRTKVFVEEQNVPLELEIDEYDRSPDACIHVYVIQDGKPAGTARLIPYDEDTAKIQRVAVLQEYRGQGIGGMLLTALEGQARAQGARRCILDAQLHAVPFYEKQGYVKLSDDTFYDAGILHVRMVKELNE
- a CDS encoding manganese catalase family protein, whose product is MFKRVNRLPIQLPKPDHPDPNAASAVQELLGGRFGEMSTLNNYMFQSFAFRNKKKLKPFYDLVASITAEEVGHVELVANTINLMLIDSTKPGDPDSTPLGNGTDKRNTYYFIDTALTAKPWDSMGKAWTGDYVFSSGNLLLDLLHNFFLETGARTHKMRVYEMTDNPTAREMIGYLLVRGGVHILAYAKAIEIITGISLPRMLPIPNLDNSKFDYARKYEEQGLHRRLYTFSDSDYQDIALIWKGTHPEDGSQLEAVIGTPVGYPVPDLPAVDETFAPGISPEDFAKIYKQLKDAANIQ
- a CDS encoding NAD(P)H-hydrate dehydratase; translated protein: MILVTSAEMRAIDRYAIDEIGIPALVLMENAGRAVAEEVIRLESRRQRGRKDETRAPRWLVLVGKGNNGGDGIVAARHLMESGYAVHLLYATPPDDWQGEVAVQRDLAARIGIRSSVYEPGMRIHWEEWDGIIDALLGTGASGPPREPYASLIREACASGLPIVAVDLPSGLNADTGETADPCIRATVTAALGLMKRGLILYPGAEMAGEVVVRPIGIPEAAVKQQQVRTFILNEALLAQRFGAATPPIREADTHKGTYGHVLIAAGSKTMSGAGWLCSKAALRSGAGLVTWAVPELLSLPLAGTLPEVMISGLPDGGSGQWSSIGPQALVEMTARKQAMVIGPGMGRWAGDTAWLRTLWESIELPLVLDADALNMMADSDEPLASWPKRRHPTILTPHPGEMARLCRISTEEVQRGRIELARRFAEQHEVILVLKGARTVVAAPDGSVYVNTAGNPGMATGGSGDVLAGMIGGLLAQGWDGTAAAAAGVYWHASAGDRAAAMRDSEASLTAGDIIEAL
- the thpR gene encoding RNA 2',3'-cyclic phosphodiesterase; amino-acid sequence: MNDEKRVFVAVPLPPDIKQMLHAWCERQRGEYPFRKWVYEEDFHVTLQFLGDCGAERLQRVKEELTRKIAQAPFELRLSGIGTFGRREQPRILWAGVQGDLEALHKLQAEVVKAMHTLDFPAEDRPYRPHVTLSRNYQGTAFPYEELAAAWQQLQVHSWRVETIHLYRTDLGNKPMYATEHVVQLSAH
- a CDS encoding sensor histidine kinase, whose amino-acid sequence is MIKRSMFFRLLLIYVCTVLISLGVVGFTLSYVTETYITNSKKEDMVRKAKKVNLAIRDFPHMPDDVKAMLVFLDQAFDSRIWVFDEQGQIIASSSQEEIAVGKKLDEQVVAKILSGETAEVNLNFGELTEPLLSVVVPWGKEDRIYGGIILHSPLTALNKTVQDVRETILWVTQICIVLCCGAAYYMSWSITRPLQQIERAASKIGMGDYSQRIETKHRDEIGELAATINQLAEKLEQSDKEKTRLEQFRLDFLANASHELRTPLTAMQGFLEALQDGLIDEQGRQKYYEIIYNETIHMNRLVDDIMDLTRLENNEIRLALQPVDAASLLKKVQFKFRHEAEERGNEIQLCLKEPLPPVIADPDRLEQILNNLVKNAVKFTENGLITISAEEDGDEVRIAIADTGIGISKADQELIWQRLFKVDRGRTSRHKGSGLGLAIVRQLAELHQARITVDSEIGQGAVFTLWMPKAKQAMKS
- a CDS encoding response regulator transcription factor, with the protein product MNGLKVLVADDDPNVREIIRLYFTQQQIQMIEAKDGEEAVEKALSGTPDLVILDVMMPKMDGYEACREILKHTDLPIIMLTAKGEEFDRVLGLELGADDYVTKPFSPRELVARIKAIFRRIQRGAAAQEEGKTGDLVFEGLTISLDRREVIIGGEKVPFRPKEFDLLAHMAKTPGQVFTREQLLEQVWGYDYFGDIRTVDVHVKKVRKKLSAYPGEVIHTVWGIGYKFEVVHD